The nucleotide sequence AGATTACCTTCCATAAAATTGGTCTAATAAAACTGTGTTAGTTGGGCGAACCTGCACACGGTGAGATGAAACACAACCCCGTAAAAAAGTGTAATCACAAATAAACCCTGTAAAAATCAATTCTTTCATTCAACCCTTGATAACTATAGTACCTGCAGACCAAAAAATGTAATCACAAATAAACCACTCACTGTTCATACATTTGTGTGTTATAACATGATAAAAAATCTAATACACACAGAAATTTGAACATACTCTCGATCAAGATAACCCGCTCTGCCCATGACCAATTCACCACACAAGTCTCATTATCACTGGAAAAAAAACCATGGACAGACCGAAATCAGCTATTTTTTGCATCTAAGTTTCCGTTGTTCTGCGCTTGCTCTCCTTTCATAAAATCCAATTTATCTGTGATTAATGTATTCTAGATAACTTGACATGGTTTTATTGAAGGATGAAAGCTTTGAACAAAGAAGTTACATATTGACTAAACAGATTACCTTCCATAAAATTGGTCTAATAAAACTGTGTAAGTTGAGAGGACGTGCACACAGTGAGAAGAAACACATTATAACAAGTAACAACCATGCGCAACATGCCTTAGAACATATTTGAACATTATAACATATACAGAATAACCGCAGACTCGTAAACagttgcaaaaaaaattaatgttctTCCACGAGGCTAAAAGACAATAGAAGAGAACAAATCATGAATTGCTGTTTCGGGAAAGAAACCTACACTTGACTCTGGGAAATGCCAGAAATTTTACgcaacagtaaaatttggattgGCTTCCCCAGTGCCGATAGATACTTGAGATTCCCACAACGGTGAATAGATAGATGGTCGATTCATGACAGGTTCCGTCATCACTCTGGTAAGAGCCTTTTGATTCATCAAGTGACAATCATCTAATTCTGCAGAAAACGAGAGTGAATGAAgaattttgaacaaaatataCATGCATAATTGATTGGAGATAAAAATAAGggctccaaaaataaaaattacctcAGATCTGGAATGTGAGAAATCTTTGGCCATTCTGGGCCGCTGTCCTCGGCGCATCTTTCTGACAGAAGGGGGCACGAATAAATCCATAGGGCATGCAAATTGGTTAGGCGTTGCATAGCTTCGACCGTAGGCAGATACATCAGGTTCTCACATGCATGAATTCTCAACATAGCAAGAGATGTGAGGTTGCCCAACCACTCTGGAAGAGCCTCCAGACCATCGAAACCATCAATGTACAAAGATGTTAGAGAAGCAGAGTGTTGAATTTGCTGAGGCAGAGACTTGAGCTTAGGCCACCCCTTCAATGTTAATTCTTTCAGTTTCGATGGGACCTGAAAATCCGGAAAAGAATCGAGCTCCTCGCAGAATGGACCGAGAGACAACTTTTCCAAACGAGATAGAGAGTGCAGCCCCTTGAGCAAATAAATCAGGTTCTCACAATCACGAATTTCCAACTCTGTAAGAGATGTAAGGTCGCCCAACCACTCCAGACCATCGAAACGAGAAATGGACAAAGATGTTAGAGAAGCAGAGTGTTGAATTTGCTGAGGCAGAGACTTGAGCTTAGGCCACCCCTCCAATGTTAATTCTTTCAGTTTCGATGGGACCTGAAAATCCGGAAAAGAATCGAGCTCCTCGTAGAATGGACCGAGAGACAACTTTTCCAAACGAGATAGAGAGAGCAGCCCCTTGGGCAAATATTGTAATTTCCCACAATAAGATAAATCTAAAGAGGAAAGAGATTGTAAGCTGGACACATTGTGATCCGCCAGAGATATCAAATTGTCGCAGAACCTGACCATTAATTCAGTGAGGGACGTGAGGTTGTCTAAACTGGGAATAGCCTCTAGATTATGGCAATTGCTGACACGCAAAAGGGTAAGAGATGTGCAGGATGCAAGCCCACTCGGTAGACTTATTAATCCATCACATCCCGAAATAATCAACTCAGTGAGGGACGTGAGGTTGTCTAAACTGGGAATAGCCTCTAGATTAGGGCAACTGCTGACACGCAAATGGGTAAGAGATGTGCAGTATGCAAGCCCACTCGGTAGACTTATTAATCCATCAGATCCCCAAATACTCAACTCAGTGAGGGACGTGAGGTTGTCTAAACAGGGAATAGCCTCTAGATCAGGGCAAACACTTATTTTTATCTTCTCAAGAGAGACGGGGGTTTGTAGCCCATGACCCGACAAAGTCCTCAAATTTCGACAATTACAAATATCCAGTGTGCGAAGACTAGTACAAGAATGGAGCCCACTCAGTATACTTGTGAATCCATCGCATCCCTCAATTGTCAATTCACGGAGGGATGTGCAACCGTTTAAAGACAAGTCCCCCTCGAGAGTAGTGCATCTGTCAATGACCAAATCACGAAGTGAGGGCAGATTCTGAATTGAAGTGCATCTGAGCTTTGGGCAACCAACTATTTTCAACTTCTGAAGAGACTGGGATGGTGAAATTTGGAAGGATTCTAGATTGCCGCAATTGTTAATTTTCACCGTCTCAAGTGAGGGGCAATATTCTAACCCACAACACAAGCTCAACAATTTCTCACAACTCCTAATTCTCAAATGACGGAGATTGGTTACTCGACAATTTCTCATCATCCAAGATGCAAAATTAGTACCTTTGAATTCCTCAATCGTCAAGCTTTCTAAGTTGGGGTGCGGTTGGAGTCCTTCAAGAATATCATCGTCAAGAAAATTGCCATTTCTTTCTTCCCCCCATTTTAATATCAATTTTCGTAGGTTTGCCTTTTCCACTAATTTTGATTTCATTGCTTCTTCCTTGTCTCTCACAAATTCCAATGATCCAATAACTAGTTTCCCTTTCAGTTCATTTAATCTACCTAGCTCATCAAGTCTATGACGCCTTGCTCTatccaatttaaaacaaggtagCGTTTGCAGATGAGTCAATCTTGTCATCCCAAATGGAACTTCCGCATCCTCGTCGAAATAAACATGTCTCAAGTTGATCAAATTTTCCAATTCCCTAGGAAACGTTTTAATATCTATATCTGACATTCTTAACGTCTCAAGATTATAGAGCTTGCCAATAGATTTGGGGAGTTCTTCTATTCCTGTCCAGGAAATGTTAAGATACCTCAAGCGTTTCAATTTTCCAATTGAACTTGGCAACTCCTCAATTTCAGTCTCGGATAAATTCAACATCCGTAAACCTCTAAACCTTTCAAACATGTTACTAGGGACCTCGCAATCAACAAACAACGACCGCAATCTCCTAATACTCCCCTGTGGAATTCTTTCAAGCGTCCTCGAAGAAATCAGTCCAACATGCTGAATCTCACGTGCATCATCATCCATCTGATCCGTGTCTCGTGTCAAGCTTTCAAATTTGAATACTTCCACTGCAAGATCATGCACAAGATCGTGCATCTTGCATTCCGTAATAATGCCGTACTTATCTTTTCTAGCATCTTGAAATAAGGAGTTTTGCAATAGAATATTAAAATAGTCATTGCCTATGTCCTCCATACTCATGGTGCGAGAAGAAAGGAGATATCCTTGAGCCATCCAGAACTGGACCAAGTCATCCcgttcaatttcaaaatcttttGTGAAAATTGAACAATATGCAAAACATTGTTTCAAGGATGGAGACTTCAAATTATCAAAACTTAACTTCAAAACCGACATGATTCTATCCTCTGTTTTTGGGAATTGCCATATCTCATTTTCTAGAATCAATGACCAATCACTTGTTCTATGTTTAGAACGCATCACGCTTCCTAATACCTGTTAACACAAAAGTTAATAGTTTAATTGAATCTCAACTTTGTTTTCACTCGATGaaaagtccaattttgctccccAATATTTGTGTTAAAagatgtacctaaatatattaaaaGATGTATCTAAATGtttgtaccgaaatgtatgttaATGTATCTAAATGTATGTAACGAAATATCATAATGAATTAAAAACAacttaatgtacctaaatgaataACACAAAGTATATCAATCATactattgaaataaaattagtAGACAAGACGTCtatatcaaaatatattatgatgaatcAAATGAAAAGTAGAATTAAATGAGGTAAATGTACTTTGACTTGGACGGAAATGGATCCTTTCCGGATTCACTATGtggggatccctaggatcctcacatctcagccgttcatcgtatatcgtgtggcCAATTTTCATCAGTACCACTatgtgaggatccctaggatcctcacatctcagccgttcatcgtatatcatgcggcCAGTTTTCATCAGGTACTATCCACATagtggatccggagaggatccatttCCGACTTAGACATTGAGTAAGGGACTAGAATTAGATTATAATCTTACGCAAGGTATTAATATAAGAGTAATCTTTTTCAAGGGTTAAAATTAAGTTTAATAGAGTTCTTCAAATTTAGACCCCAACACTTGTTTTCCGGGCATAAACCATACCACAAGAGTTCGAATTTGCTCATCACATGTACTAGATGGTAAGCTTTCTCACCcttcttagagcatctccaacagAAGTCATTATTTAGGGACTCTTAACACCACTTTTGAGTACTCATGTAAGGACTTAAAGGAAATCTTTGTGTCCCTAAAGGAATATTGTCTTCAATGGGAGAGTCCTTATAGTAGAATCcctaaatttgaagtttttatgattttaggtgataatttgattaggtGCACATTCTTTTTaggttaacattttttttaattaattaaaaggaaaactaatgaaaatggtttgaaaactttaagttttaacgaaaaggacaaaataaatgataaagtaaatagtaccaagtttgactttttagtgtaaaaatgtggtttttcattaaagtgaacagtaccgcaagttttttgttaaaactcccttaattaaaagcattaaaatCTTCAATCAAAATTATGAGCCCCATTTTCCATTCCATGAGCACATTCTTCTGTTTATGTTgacacttttttaattaattaaaaatattaaaattaaaagcatTAAAAGCTTCAAGATTGTAAGTCCTGTTTTCCACTCAAGGTTTCCTACATGTGGGGACATACACTATATATCCGGTGAGTCCCTATGACTCACTTTCTGATCTATTAGAGATTCATTTTATCCCCATACTTGTTTTACACTCATTTTGTACGGTAGTTGACTTCACTAGAGATGTTCTTAGAACACGCCACATGTTCATGGCTTAACCATGATTAATTAGAACTCGCTAGTACAGTGttgaaagaggagagagaagccGGAGTTTTGATGTGAAATTGAGGTTCCTACAACTTTTTGatggaaaaaagagagaaggggGAGCAGAAAGtgagaaatttttatgtgaaaactattaaagaaaattaattactaGCAGTAGGATATCATCTAACGGCCACGAACAAATTGGTCCGGAGGTGAAGGTTCCGGAGAGGAACCGAGCCCATGGACAATGATCTCAAGATTTGATGGGAACAAATTTGGAAGgaattgtactttacttattaagttattattttatatgtacaagaaataaactaattaattattgttaagCCATGATGACGTGACTTGTGCGAAAAAAGTTGGTAACGCTCACTCCCTAATAGGGTGGTGCCACTACATTCTATAAACATTTCTTACTCTCACGCATATTATTAGCCTAccattatttaattttgacTTAATAGCGCATTAAAATCTATCTATTTAGTCTTCGTACTGTTTTGTTAGTTCTATCTATCAGTCTAATTTCGTAAACATAAAACAAtacataaattatatttttaaaaacaataggttcaattttttcacaaaaaaattaaagaataggtagattatattcgtaaaaataaaattgtaaaaacattattttcgtaaaaaaaataaaaaattgaacaataggtaaattattgtcataaaaaaaaaaggtaatttttttcataaaatataaacaatagaTAAATTAATATCCATGTACAAGAAATAGTAGATACATCATCTTCATTAAATTAAAGGGTTAAGTACGTAGAACCACCTAATTTTTAGAGGTAATTGCAAATTGGTTTCAacttttttaaacattccaaataatTACCTAACGTTTTAAAAGTTGGACATTTGTTAGATCATTAGAGTGTCAGTAACGACATGCACAAATAAACTGAAGGGCATGCTTGGATAAAAGGTTTAGCTTTGACAATTTAGAGTTCCATAGATGATGTGATAGTAAAAATTCGAACATGCCCTTCA is from Pyrus communis chromosome 10, drPyrComm1.1, whole genome shotgun sequence and encodes:
- the LOC137746824 gene encoding putative disease resistance protein RGA3 is translated as MRSKHRTSDWSLILENEIWQFPKTEDRIMSVLKLSFDNLKSPSLKQCFAYCSIFTKDFEIERDDLVQFWMAQGYLLSSRTMSMEDIGNDYFNILLQNSLFQDARKDKYGIITECKMHDLVHDLAVEVFKFESLTRDTDQMDDDAREIQHVGLISSRTLERIPQGSIRRLRSLFVDCEVPSNMFERFRGLRMLNLSETEIEELPSSIGKLKRLRYLNISWTGIEELPKSIGKLYNLETLRMSDIDIKTFPRELENLINLRHVYFDEDAEVPFGMTRLTHLQTLPCFKLDRARRHRLDELGRLNELKGKLVIGSLEFVRDKEEAMKSKLVEKANLRKLILKWGEERNGNFLDDDILEGLQPHPNLESLTIEEFKGTNFASWMMRNCRVTNLRHLRIRSCEKLLSLCCGLEYCPSLETVKINNCGNLESFQISPSQSLQKLKIVGCPKLRCTSIQNLPSLRDLVIDRCTTLEGDLSLNGCTSLRELTIEGCDGFTSILSGLHSCTSLRTLDICNCRNLRTLSGHGLQTPVSLEKIKISVCPDLEAIPCLDNLTSLTELSIWGSDGLISLPSGLAYCTSLTHLRVSSCPNLEAIPSLDNLTSLTELIISGCDGLISLPSGLASCTSLTLLRVSNCHNLEAIPSLDNLTSLTELMVRFCDNLISLADHNVSSLQSLSSLDLSYCGKLQYLPKGLLSLSRLEKLSLGPFYEELDSFPDFQVPSKLKELTLEGWPKLKSLPQQIQHSASLTSLSISRFDGLEWLGDLTSLTELEIRDCENLIYLLKGLHSLSRLEKLSLGPFCEELDSFPDFQVPSKLKELTLKGWPKLKSLPQQIQHSASLTSLYIDGFDGLEALPEWLGNLTSLAMLRIHACENLMYLPTVEAMQRLTNLHALWIYSCPLLSERCAEDSGPEWPKISHIPDLR